CCGGCTCCGCGTCGAGCAGGCGCGCAACCGGGTGCAATCCCTCGAGGCCAAGCTACATTCGATCGCGGTGGTGGCGCCGGCGGGCGGCACTGTCTATGGCGTCAAGGTGAAGGCGGGGGACTACGTGAACGTGGGAGACCTGCTGGTGCAAATGGCGGATCTGCGTCAGGTCCAGGTCATCGCCTTCGTGGACGAGCCTGAACTCGGGCAATTGAAACCCGCTCAGGCGGTGAAAGTGACCTGGGATGCCTATGCGGGCAAAACCTGGGAAGGGCAGACGGAGCGCGTTCCGGCTGCGGTGGTGCCCTACGGAACGCGAAGCGTTGGGGAAGTGGTTTGCCGGATCCAGAACCCTGCCGGAGGCGAGCTGCTGCCGAATGTGAACGTGAACGTTGAGATCCTGGTGCGGGGGATTGACGGGGCGTTGCTGGTGGCCCGGGATGCCGTGACGACAGAGGCGGGCAAGCGGTTTGTCTTCGTGGTGAATGACCACACCGTTCGCCGCCGCGCGGTTGAGACAGGAACCGCCAATTTTGCCTTTTTTGAAATCCTTTCCGGATTGAAGGAGAACGACCGCGTCGCCCTGCCCGGAGAGTATCGTTTGCGGGACGGCCAGCGCGTCCGGGCGGTGCCATAGCGATGCAGCGGCTGTCTGTTCGGGCATTCCTTCTTCTTGGAGTCCTCTTCCTCGCCATTCCCCATGCCAGCGCCGACAGCGAGCTGCTGAGGTTGGGCCGCGAGCTGCTTGACGAGGGGCAGTTTGAAAAGGCGGTCTTGCCGCTCACCACCGCTCTCGAGCGGGACGGCGACAACCCCTTGCTTCGCTACCTGTTGGGCCGCGCCTATTACGAACAGCGCAACTTTGACCAGGCCATCAAACAGCTTGAACGGGCGGTCAAGGGGGAAATGCGCAACTCGATGTATCACCTCTGGCTGGGC
The Candidatus Acidiferrales bacterium DNA segment above includes these coding regions:
- a CDS encoding efflux RND transporter periplasmic adaptor subunit, giving the protein WMVAGLAALVLLGLAIAGRDPDPQVRVATVQRGKLVATISTNGKVEPIRPHELRAQAATFVRRTLVKEGDVARAGQKLLDLDDSEVRSQLADARNELVNADIALREAGAGGPTDELRRLELQRAQAQIDLEQAQRNYDTLQKLLAKQAASEQEVADAKKLWEKAVEQSGYVAKRWSDLQSRAKTFQESARLRVEQARNRVQSLEAKLHSIAVVAPAGGTVYGVKVKAGDYVNVGDLLVQMADLRQVQVIAFVDEPELGQLKPAQAVKVTWDAYAGKTWEGQTERVPAAVVPYGTRSVGEVVCRIQNPAGGELLPNVNVNVEILVRGIDGALLVARDAVTTEAGKRFVFVVNDHTVRRRAVETGTANFAFFEILSGLKENDRVALPGEYRLRDGQRVRAVP